One window from the genome of Acinetobacter lanii encodes:
- a CDS encoding NUDIX hydrolase, translating into MTDQPLTQLLQQRLRFSKRIQPAHAAVLIAITHEADPKILLTRRSLYMNNHAGEVSFPGGKRDPNDTSNIVVALREAYEETALNPFDVKLLGDLPMERSRSGLLVKPIVGLIPPKVQLVAQPTEIDRIFFASLKGLMHSTPSPYEVRLAKQSIYFPSIRIENEVVWGLTARILISLFRYGLNYQKTWPFLLNSPSFKSAIFKKID; encoded by the coding sequence ATGACGGATCAACCCCTAACACAACTGTTGCAGCAGCGCCTACGCTTTTCCAAACGTATCCAACCCGCGCATGCCGCCGTGTTAATTGCCATCACCCATGAGGCAGATCCTAAAATTCTTTTGACTCGCCGTTCTCTATATATGAACAACCATGCTGGTGAAGTGTCCTTTCCGGGTGGCAAGCGTGATCCGAATGACACCAGTAATATTGTGGTGGCGTTACGCGAAGCCTATGAAGAAACTGCGTTGAATCCTTTTGATGTTAAATTATTGGGTGACTTACCCATGGAACGTTCACGTTCGGGTCTATTGGTGAAACCCATTGTGGGACTGATTCCGCCGAAAGTGCAGTTGGTGGCACAACCGACCGAGATTGATCGTATCTTCTTTGCATCACTCAAAGGCTTAATGCATTCTACGCCATCGCCTTATGAAGTGCGTTTAGCCAAACAATCGATCTATTTTCCAAGTATACGAATTGAAAATGAAGTGGTGTGGGGACTCACCGCACGGATATTGATTTCATTATTTCGCTATGGTTTAAATTATCAAAAGACTTGGCCATTTCTACTCAATTCACCGAGTTTTAAATCCGCGATTTTTAAGAAAATTGATTAG
- a CDS encoding NUDIX hydrolase: MRFCTACGQPTTEQIPLGDHKTRQVCTQCRTIHYVNPKVICGSLAIWEDKVLLCRRAIEPRYGLWTLPAGYMELFETMEQGAARETREEAEAEVEIEQLYCMYNIPRIGQIYVLFKSKLVEGRFGAGEETIESRLFEEHEIPWGELAFPSVEHTLRHYFEDRKNNHFPTHLETLGSRLDQTG; the protein is encoded by the coding sequence ATGCGTTTCTGTACTGCCTGTGGACAACCAACAACAGAACAAATTCCTTTAGGTGATCACAAGACTCGCCAAGTTTGTACGCAATGTCGAACCATTCACTATGTCAATCCCAAAGTGATTTGTGGTTCGTTGGCGATTTGGGAAGATAAAGTTTTACTGTGTCGACGTGCCATTGAACCGCGTTATGGGCTATGGACATTGCCTGCCGGTTATATGGAACTGTTCGAGACTATGGAACAAGGCGCGGCACGAGAAACCCGTGAAGAAGCTGAGGCTGAAGTGGAAATCGAACAATTGTATTGTATGTACAACATTCCACGGATCGGTCAAATTTACGTTTTGTTTAAGTCCAAATTGGTCGAAGGTCGCTTTGGTGCTGGTGAAGAAACCATTGAAAGTCGCCTGTTTGAAGAACATGAAATTCCTTGGGGAGAATTGGCTTTTCCAAGTGTTGAGCATACCTTACGTCATTATTTTGAAGATCGTAAAAACAACCATTTTCCAACCCATTTGGAAACATTGGGCAGCCGTTTAGACCAAACCGGTTAA
- the filF gene encoding putative pilus system protein FilF, with protein MKNKILLPFALSSLVLALSGCGGESTSIKEDPYAGVKTSSNGCEASSEKCHAFVISYPVAGLNFDCSSDIKNHFVTELEGNTVTGGCAVGDKVSFYIQGESTSRKIELGQVDLAKIAPLRVSNQPVQISLLDIAKGMTGKDATEMNLNDATFKTMVALTRVFQAVGLTQDSNTETDLQPVDLYQQLKDKLSILPENVKANDFVDGSYANDMKAWLDVSSVSEQSAETLAKQQLNLKNVNVYSANFLAISALNVDVGGFHGVSQTKKESIANLYAITDRQGYSIGYAVQWRGVPLSVNNPISDIGRINLLTQAVPEKLNTVASGKAETSIQNWINPLTDRIQNPLILKKAIGSADQMNIFQGKLLNQKSIAGTEYMYKNLTGSTTAPSDSTVYGKWNQNIEGENFTGSIDVYKTNPATYLSNEIFRTVNTVKAGQNYIFPLYANLTFKFNDPSIPNQVVGIVIDEQGDIRTNRTNDNLASNQCNSVDANLVDTVTKAQQYRIGTTGAANSSANDKSITIRMILAHPIFGNLDGALIGLNESFMYLPQAPNGEIYASSSGGVRLNLQNLVVNNSTQNGINISSWSGDAANSANWINMHAVAQTIYEAANKDNANVSSSELVKRQGGTIEKIDLLPCYQIKQK; from the coding sequence ATGAAAAATAAAATTTTACTCCCCTTTGCATTATCCAGTTTAGTTTTAGCACTTTCGGGCTGCGGTGGTGAAAGTACCAGTATTAAAGAAGATCCATATGCGGGGGTGAAAACCTCAAGCAATGGCTGTGAAGCCAGCAGTGAAAAATGTCATGCCTTTGTGATTTCCTATCCAGTTGCAGGACTGAATTTTGACTGCAGTAGTGACATCAAGAATCATTTTGTGACTGAGCTTGAAGGCAATACTGTTACCGGTGGCTGTGCGGTGGGGGATAAGGTCAGTTTCTATATTCAAGGTGAAAGCACCAGTCGTAAAATTGAATTGGGACAAGTGGATTTAGCGAAAATTGCGCCTTTACGGGTCAGCAATCAGCCGGTGCAAATCAGTTTGTTGGACATTGCCAAAGGCATGACTGGTAAAGATGCAACCGAAATGAATTTGAACGATGCTACCTTTAAAACTATGGTGGCTTTGACTCGTGTGTTCCAAGCGGTTGGATTGACCCAAGACAGCAATACTGAAACTGACCTGCAACCTGTCGATTTATATCAACAGCTCAAAGATAAACTGAGTATTTTGCCTGAGAATGTTAAAGCGAATGATTTTGTCGATGGTAGTTATGCAAATGACATGAAAGCTTGGCTAGATGTGTCCAGCGTGAGTGAGCAAAGTGCTGAAACCCTTGCCAAGCAACAGTTGAATTTAAAGAACGTGAATGTTTATAGTGCCAATTTCTTAGCAATTTCTGCCTTAAATGTAGATGTTGGCGGTTTCCATGGGGTGAGTCAAACCAAGAAAGAATCGATTGCCAATCTGTATGCGATTACCGACCGACAAGGCTATAGCATCGGTTATGCAGTACAGTGGAGAGGCGTACCTTTGTCGGTGAATAATCCAATCAGTGATATTGGTCGCATCAATCTGCTCACTCAAGCCGTGCCTGAAAAATTAAACACCGTTGCTAGCGGCAAAGCTGAAACCAGCATTCAAAATTGGATTAATCCGCTGACTGATCGTATTCAAAACCCGCTGATTTTAAAGAAAGCCATTGGATCAGCAGATCAAATGAATATTTTCCAAGGGAAGCTACTTAATCAAAAATCCATTGCCGGTACGGAGTATATGTATAAAAACTTGACCGGATCGACCACTGCGCCGTCTGACAGCACAGTCTATGGTAAATGGAATCAAAACATTGAGGGTGAGAATTTCACTGGTTCAATTGATGTGTATAAAACCAATCCAGCGACCTATTTAAGCAATGAAATTTTCAGAACGGTGAACACAGTCAAAGCTGGGCAAAATTATATTTTCCCACTGTATGCAAATCTGACCTTTAAGTTCAATGACCCAAGTATTCCAAATCAAGTGGTCGGCATTGTGATTGATGAACAGGGGGATATTCGGACCAACCGTACCAATGACAATTTAGCTTCAAACCAGTGTAATTCAGTCGATGCAAACCTTGTCGATACGGTAACCAAGGCGCAACAATACCGTATAGGCACAACAGGGGCAGCTAACTCAAGTGCCAATGACAAGTCGATTACCATTCGTATGATTTTAGCGCATCCGATTTTTGGTAACTTAGATGGGGCTTTAATTGGCTTGAATGAAAGCTTTATGTATTTACCACAAGCGCCGAATGGTGAAATCTATGCCTCATCTTCAGGTGGGGTACGTTTGAATTTACAAAACTTGGTGGTGAATAATTCAACCCAAAATGGCATTAACATCAGCAGTTGGTCAGGTGATGCAGCCAACTCAGCCAATTGGATCAATATGCATGCGGTGGCACAAACCATTTATGAAGCTGCCAATAAAGACAATGCCAATGTAAGCTCGTCTGAATTGGTTAAACGTCAGGGCGGGACGATTGAGAAAATTGATTTATTGCCGTGTTATCAAATTAAGCAAAAATAA